DNA from Deltaproteobacteria bacterium:
CCGAGCGCGGCCCACACGTTGTTGAAGTTCACGCCCGCCGCCATCGTGTACACGAGCGCTTCGTCGGGCTTGAGATCGGGCACGGCGACCTTCTCCACCTGGAACGCTTTGGTCGGTTCGCCAAAACGATCGGCCCGGATGAGCTGGCCGTACATGTACTTGGGAACCTGACCTAGCGGTGGGACTTCGCCGATCTCGTAGAGGTCCTTCGCGCTCATGTTGAGAGTCCTTTCATCTTTGCGGGCCCGACCGCGCACGATCTACCGTGGCGCGTAGGTGAAGGCAACCGACCAGAAGTGAAGCGCGTTTGGTTGACTCGTGCAAGGTGCTTTGGTTGTGTCGGAGCATGCCGATCGCCGAGTGCGTGCGCAGCGGAGCGCGGGTGCATTGTCGTTGCGCGACTCGGACGGCGGCATCATGAGAGCGGCGTTCTGTGTTGCCCCGGGGCAGTTCGAGCTGCGTGACGTTCCCGAACCGGCGCCCGCTCCGGGCGAGGTCTTGATCAAGATCCACAACTGCGGCATCTGCGGCAGCGATCTACACTGGTATCACGGCGGCGGCATTCCGATTCCGTCGGTATGCCCCGGCCACGAAATCAGCGGCGAGGTGGCGGCGCTGGGTAACGGGGTGCGGGGCGTGCGCGCTGGCGACCGCGTCGCGATTGAACCGCTGCTGGTGTGTCACGAGTGTCGCTACTGTCGCAGCGGCGAGTACCAACTCTGCCGTCGGATGCGCATTCGCGGCATTAGTGCGGACGGCGGCTTTGCCGACTACGTGAGCATGCCGGAGTCCGCCGTCTTTCCGCTGCCGCAGTCGGTGGACTGGGAACTGGGTGCGATGGCTGAGCCGATGGCCGTGTGCGTGCATGCGCTGCGGCTCGCAGCGTTGCCGGTGGGCGCGCGGGTGTTGGTGCTGGGTGCGGGCACCATTGGTTTGCTGGCGATCGTGGCTGCACGCGCGGCCGGTGCGGCCGAGGTGTTGATCAGTGCGCGCTATCCGCACCAACACGCGGCGGCCGAACGGCTCGGGGCGCGAGTGTTTGACGCGAGCAGTGAGGGCGCGGCGCGATTGATCGACTACGGCTATCACAATCCCGTCGATGCCGTGATTGAAACCGTCGGCGGTGTAGCGGACACGCTCAACGATGCCGTGCAACTCGTTCGGGCGGGCGGCGTCGTGGTCGTGCTCGGCGTGTTTACCGGTCCGGTGACGTGCAACGGTTTGTTGCTGGTGTCGAAGGAGGTTCGCATCGTCGGTTCGCTGACCTATAGCCGCGCCGGCGTGCGCGCCGAATTCGAGATCGCGTTGCAGCTCCTCGCCGAGCAGCGCACGAGCTTGCGACCGCTGGTTACGCACACCTTCTCGCTCGATCGCGTCGGCGAGGGCTTTGCCGCGGCGAGCGACAAAACGTCTGGCGCGATCAAGGTGACGGTCACATCCTGATTGAGAGGGCGAAGCTTCGCTGATTCGCGTGGCTCGCCAGAAGGCTCGCCCTCCCTCGGATCGTGGGCAGTGCGGAGAGTGATGGGTTGCGGGAGGGCGAAGCTTCCGCTGAGCCGCAGGGCACGGGATGCGCGGCTCGCCGGAAGGCTCGCCCTCCCGGCCGTCTTGTGCGAAGGGGGATTCCGATGGCGTTGCCAGAACGCAAACGCCCGACGACCGGGGTTGTCGTTTCGTCGGACGGACCGACGATCGTCTTCGTCACTGTTTGCACCAAGGATCGTCGTCGTTGGCTTGCCACGCCGCAGGTCCACGCCCTGTTGCGAACGCTATGGGCGGACTCGCGCGCTTGGCGTGTTGGTCGGTACGTTCTCATGCCCGATCACCTTCATCTCTTCTGCGCCCCCGGGGTTTCCGACATCTCGCTGGCGCGTTGGGTGAAATACTGGAAGGCGCAAGTGACTCACCACCATCGTGTCGCGGACCATCAGTGGCAAGCCGGCTGCTGGGACACGCGCTTGCGAACCGGCGAGAGCTACGAGCGCAAGTGGGACTACGTGCGCAACAACCCGGTGCGACAACAGTTGGTCGGAGGCGCGAAGGATTGGCCGTATCAAGGCGAGTTGGCTGTTCTCCCCTGGTATTAGACTCGGATGAGGTCTTGGGAGGGCGAAGCTCCCCTGAGCCGCAGGGCGGGGGATGCACGGCTCGCCGGAAGGCTCGCCCTCCCGTCGGACTGGTTGAACGTACCGAGCGTGATGATTCCGGGAGGGCGAAGCTTCCGCTGAGCCGCGGCAGTGCGCGGTTCGCCGGAAGGCTCGCCCTCCCTTTTCTTTGCGCGCGTACCTGAGTAAGACAGCCACATCATGCCGGACATGGATTGGGGCAAGTCGCTGTACGGAGAGTCGTCCGCACAAAAGAAGGAGCGAACAATGGCCGTTGTCGATGGAGGCACTCTGGTCGGTCGAGTCCTGCGCGAACAGAATGTGAAGCATTTGTTCGCGATCAATGGCGGACACACGTTCCCGATTCTTGCGAATCTGCGCAACAACGACATCAAGCTGATTCACATGCGGCACGAACAAGCGTGCGCGTACGCCGCCGATGCCTATGCGCGCACGACGGCGGGCGTCGGCGTGTGCAGCGTGACGGCGGGCTGCGGCCTGACCAACGCGGTGACTGGCTTGTGCGTGGCGGGACTGACGAACAGCGCCGTGGTGTGCATCGCCGGCCAGCATCCGACGACGGAGGACTACCTCGGTTCGTTCCAAGAGGCGTACGGCTCGGACGTCTGCCGCAGCTTTTCGAAGTACGTGAAGCGGGTGCTCGACTGGAGCACGATCGAATTCGATTTGCGGCTGGCTTTCCGCGAAGCCCTCAGTCCGCCGCAAGGGGTGGGTTTGATCGAGATTCCCACCAACATTCTCTATCACGGCGACGATGAGTCGAAGCAGCGCAAAGGCGCCAAGGTCTACGAGCCGGATGCCGTGCGCTCGCAAGGCGACCCGGCGCAAATCGAACGCGCGCTCGAACTGCTGGTGCGCGCGGAACGGCCGTTGATCGCGTGCGGCGATGGGATCTTCTGGTCACAGGCCGGCGCCGAGTTGCGCGAACTCGTCGACCTGACGCACATCCCAGCCTATGCGCGGCGAGCCGGGCAGGGTGCGATTGCCGAGGATCATCCGCTGGCGATCCGCGGCTCGTGGAAGAAGCCGTTCACCGGTCGCGCGGATGTGGTGTTGGCGATCGGCTTCCGCTTCTGGAGCGGCGAGCATTTCGGCGAGCCTCCGACATGGAACGACAAGGCGACCTATATCCAGGCCGATCCGGTGCCGAGCCGCATCGGGTGGCAGGTGCCGGCGGAAGTTGCGATCGTCGGCGATCCGAAGTTGGTGCTGCGCCAATTGATCGATACGGCCAAGCGCCTGAAGTTGGACTTCTCGCGTCAGCGCCAGTCGGCGTGGGTGAAGGAAGTCGCCGAGGTGCGTGCAAACTACGAGAACCTGATCGACGAGAGCGAACAGAAAGTGCGCGACCGCACCCCTATTCATCCCGATCGACTGGCGCGCGATCTGTGCGCGGTGATGGACAAGGACGCCACGGTCGTCATCGACTCGTTCACGCTCAGCGGTTGGATGACGCAGTGGTTCCGCGCTCGCTTTCCCGGACAAGTTGTCGATGCCGGTCCGCTGGCTCCGGTCGGTCATGGCGTCGGTATGGCGATCGGTGTGCAACTCGCGCGACCAGGTAAGCAAGTCGTGCTCGTCACCGGCGACGGCGGCCTCGGCATCGGCGGCTGGGACATCGAAACCGCGCTGCGCTACGATCTGCCAGTCCAAACCGTGCTGTGGAACAACAGCTCATGGGGCCCGAGCTTTGAGCAGATGCCGTTGCTCAAAGGCCGCACCGATCCGTTCAACATGATCGAGAACATCCGGTACGATCAGATGTTCAAGATCATGGGTTGTCACGGCGAGCACGCCGAGAAACCCGACGAGATCGTCCCGGCGCTCGAACGCGCGTTCAAGTCCGGCAAAGCGTCGCTGATCAACGTGGTTGGCGACAAACGCGTGGGGCATCCGCGCTTAGGCGGTAATCTGCTCGGATCGACGCAGGTCTGAGCGCTCAGATCGCGCCGCCGTCGCGCAGAGCGGCGATCTCCCGCGCTGACAAACCGAGCAACTCAGACAACACCTCGTCGGTATGTTGTCCGATCGTTGGCGGTGGCGTCACTGAGGGCTCCGGATCGTCCGAGAGTTTGATCGGCGTGCCGATCACCTTCACGCTGCCGCGTCCGGGATACTCGACCTCGCGCACGATGGCGCGTTCGACGAGGTGCGGATCGCGGCCGACTTCGGGGAGCGTCCGCACCGGTGCGCTGGGGATGCCGGCGGCGGCGACGGCGTGCGCCACGTCATCGCGGTTGCGAGTGATCGTCCATTTTTCAACTTCGGCTTCGATCGTCTGCCAATCGGCGGCGCGCTCGGGCACGCCGTGCCAGCGCGCGTTGGCGAGCATGTCGGGACGGTCCATCAAGCGGCAGAGATCGAGCCAGTGTTGGTTCGACACGCACATGATGGCGACGTAGCCGCCATCGGCGCAGGGGAAGTTGTTGTACGGCGTGGCACCACCAACGACATGCCGATTGCCGCTGCGAGTGATTTCCTGGTTCAGTTCGTAGAACGGCGCGAGATAGCTGAGCAGGGCGGGGACGGCGGCGTCGAACATCGCGACTTCGACACGTTGCCCGCGTCCGGTTCGTTCGCGCTCCCGCAACGCAAGCAGGATTCCGGCGAGCAGATGCGTGGCGCCGAGCATATCGATGAACGTCGGTCCACACTTCACCGGCGGTAAGTCGGGGTAGCCGGTGATGGCCATCGCGCCGACGAGGGCCTGAATGGTGAAGTCCATCGCGGGGTAGCCGACATATGGACCGGTGGTGCCGAAGCCGCTGCCAGAGGCGAAGACGAGGCGCGGATTGCGCACGCTGACCACGTCGTAGCCGATGCCGAGTCGTTCCATCACGCCGGCGGCGAAGTTTTCGACGATCACGTCTGCATGTTCGGTGAGCTGCAGAAACAGCTCGCGTCCGCGCTCGTGCTTGAGGTTGATGGTGACGCCGCGCTTGTTGGCGTTGAGCATGAGGAACGGATAGCTGGCGCCGCCGGGCGAGCGGTCCATGCGCCGCAAGACGTCGCCCTGCGGCGACTCGATCTTGATGACGTCGGCGCCGTGATGCGCGAGCAGGAGTGAGCAGTACGGGCCGTTGTAGATCTGCCCCAGTTCGAGCACGGTGAGGCCGGCGAGCGGTCGCGTCGACGCGGTCATGATTGGGGGGGTGTAGCAGGTGTCGCCGGGCAGGGGCCAGCGGCGACGCAATTCAATACCCGGCTTGCGCTACCGCTGGCAGACGCTGATACTCGCGGCAAATCTCATCCGGAGGTGCTGTGATGAAGCTCTACAACATGAACCTGAGCAACTTCGCTTCGAAGTGCCGGCTGGCGATCTACGAGAAGAACGCGCCGGTCGACATCGTCGCGATTCCCGGCGGCGAGTTGAAGTCACCCGAGTATTTGAAAGTCTACCCACTCGGGAAGACGCCGGCGCTGGAAGTGAACGGGCAGATCATCGGCGAATCGGAAGTCATCGTCGAATACTTCGAAGAGAAGTTTCCCGACAAGCCGTTGCTGCCGAAGGACCCCGAGAGCCGGGCGCGGTCGCGTGGCTTCGGCCGTTTCCACGATCTGTATCTCGAACCACCGATCCGGGCGCTGTTCCCGCAAGTGGCGGCGAAGGAGAAGGATCAGAAGTTGATCGCCGACAAGCTGGCGGAAATCAAAACCCGCTTCGATCAACTCGAAGGCATGTTGTCGTCGGGGCCGTACGCGTTGGGGAGCGCGTTCACGCTGGCCGACTGCGCGGTGATCCCGACGATGTTCTTCGCTAACTTGCTGTTGCCGATGCTCGGTGGCGCGGCGCCGACCGAGGGGCGTCCGAAGCTCGCCGCATGGTGGGCCAAGGTGCAAGAGCGCCCCGCCGTGCAGAAGGTGCTCGGCGAGCAGCAGCAGGCTCTGATGGAGATGCAGCAGCGGCGGTAGGGGTCAGGGGCTAGGGGTTAGGGGTTAGGGTCTGGGAAACGGCCGGCGCCCTACGCGGGCGATGGTGTTGAGTGCCGCGTCGTCGATTGATGTGGCGATAGCTCGCGCCGCCTGAACGTAGGCATCTCGACTCATCGCACTGGAGGATCACTCATGGGCTACGAATTCATCAAATACGAGAAGGACGGGCGCATCGCCCGCATCATGATCAATCGGCCGGAGGTGATGAATTCCCTGCACCCGATGGCGAATCAGGAACTGTCGGCGATCTTCGACGATTTCGCGGGCGATCCCGAGTGTTGGGTGGCGATCGTCACCGGCGCGGGTGAGAAGGCGTTCTCGGCGGGCAACGACCTGAAGTACTCGGCGCAGCACGGCATGGGTGCGGTATCGATGGGCAAGGGCGGTTTTGGCGGCCTCACCGCGCGCTTCGATTTGTTCAAGCCGGTGATCGCGGCGGTCAACGGCTTCGCGCTCGGTGGCGGGTTCGAGATCGCGCTCGCGTGCGACATCATCGTCGCCGCCGATCACGCCCGCTTCGGCTTGCCGGAGCCCAAGGTCGGCTTGGCGGCGCTGGCCGGCGGCATGCAGCGATTGCCGCGCCACATTCCGCCGAAAATCGCGATGGGTCTGATGCTCACCGGCCGTCATCTGATGGCGGCGGATGCGCTCAAACTCGGCATCGTCAACGAGGTCGTGCCGTTTAAGGACTTGGCGGCCACGGCGGATCGCTGGGCGAATGAGATTCTCGAATGCTCGCCAACCTCGGTGCGCGCCACTAAGCAGGTCGCACTCCTCAGCGAGGGGATGCCGCTCGAAGATTCGCTCAAGAAATCCTATCCGTTGGTCGGTGCCCTGTTCGGGTCGGAAGACATGATGGAGGGCGTTACAGCGTTTGCGCAGAAGCGCAAGCCGCAGTGGAAGGGGAAGTAACCCTCGCCCCGTCAGGGGTGCCTAAGATGACAGAAGCCCGAGGGAGATACTCTCCCTCGGGCTTCTGTGCTTGTCAGAGCGGGCGACCGGGTTCGAACCGGCGACTTCAACCTTGGCAAGGTTGCGCTCTAGCCAGCTGAGCTACGCCCGCACGCATCGGAATCTAGCGAAGGATTGCCGCGGAGTCAAAACAGACTGAACGAACAGGCGGAAACGAATACCAGGACGGCACTGCGCGTCTAATCGGCCATGAATCGTATTGCGAAACACGAACTCCCCAAGCAGCGGGTCGCCGCGCGCATGCGCCGTTTGGGGCTTGCCGTCCGTTCCGTGCACTCCAACCTGGGACACGATCTGTTGGTCGACGATCATCTGCTGGTCAGTTTGCGCGTCGCCTTTCCCAGCGTTCGCCATCACCGCGTGCGTGTGGGTGGGCGCGAGTACCGTTATCGGTACCCCAGTTGGCACTTCAACTTTCACCACCACGGCGAGATGAAGGATCGCTATACCGACTTTTTCGTCTGCGTCGCGGTGCCGCCGGCGAACGCAGCACGCGCCACGGAGATCTTTGTGATTCCCTGGGAGGGCCTGCGTGGTAAGACGTTCTCGTTGCACGCCGGCCGCCACCGCTACGCGGGGCAATACGCCTGCTATCGCGACGGTTGGGCGCAACTTGTTGAGGCGGTTCGGCGCGAAGCAACCCACCTCCGCGCGGTTGCCTAACCTCAGTCCGATAAAGGAGAGGAAACCGCCGATGTACGCCGATGAACGCAGATGCGGAATTCGGCGCGACTGGCGACTCATCGCGTGATCACCACATGCGCTCCGATCAGATTTAGCGATCTCTCCTGTCTTGGCGGAACGCTCTGATCGGCGGACATCGCGGAGATGGCTACGGAGTGACGGTGATGGTCACCGAGTCGCTGTCGGTCCGCCCGTCGGGGTCGCGAATGGTAACGGTCGTGTTGTACTCGCCCGGCTTTTCGTAAACGTGGTTTGGGCTCTGCTCCTTGACGTGCGGCGTCCCATCGCCGAAGTCCCATTCGAAGAGGGAGGGTCCGTCGGTGCAGCCGCCTTCGGCCTGCATCGAAGCGTTGAACGGCGCCTTGCCTTCGATGTTGGGAGGTACGGCGACGACCGCGCAGTGCGGCGGCTCGGGCGTGGTCGGCACTTCCGGTGCGGCGACCCGGGGCGGCGGTGGCGGCGGCAGCTTGCCCTCGATTCGTCGTGGTTGCGGTGGCGGCGGGGCTTCGGTGCACGACCGGCACGACGAAAGCAGGACGGCCGTGGAAAGCAACAGACTGAGGAGCAACAAGCGGCGTACGGACGACATAGCGGCACTTTGTAGCGGGGCGGAGGCGGGGGCGTCAAGCCATCGTGGTCACCCTGTCGATGGTCAGTCCGTCGGCTCCTCTCCGTTGGGTTCGGTCTGCTCGGGTTCATCCACTTGGATTTCGATCTCCTTGCTGCCCTGCTGCCCGTTGGTGTGGGTGACCGTGAGCTTCAGCGTGTAGGTCCCCGCCGCGATGTAGACGTGTTCCGCGTTCTTGCCGCGCGTCGAGCCGCCGTCACCGAACGACCACTCGTACGCGGCCACATCGTTCTCCATATCGTCCGGGACCACAGCGGACAGTTTCGTTTTCAGCGGCGCCGGGCCGATGTCGGGATCGGCTTCGATGTCGACGTCGAAGCCTTCCTCGGTGACGTCGATGCTGAACTCGCGCGTCTCGTCGATCTCCGGTCCGGCGAGCGTCAACACCGCCGTGTATTCGCCTGCGTTGCGATAGCGGTGGATGGGGCTCTTGACGGTCACCGGCGGGCTGGCGTCGCCGAAGTCCCAGCGGAAGGTGAGACCCGCAGGCGGATCCTCGATGGTGAGCGTGAACTCGACATCGAGAGGCGCGCCGCCGGAGGTTGGTTCGGCGTCGGCGTCGAAAGTGAAACCGCTCCCCGGCTCGTCGGCGCTGTCGTCGGACTCCTCGGCGGGCGGCGCGGTTGGGGCGATGATGAGTCCGGCTCCCATCGACGGGGCGACGATGCGTCCGGCCGCGGGTACCGCAGCGGAATCACTCACGTCAGCGTCGCCTGCCCCGCCGCAACCGATGAAGCGGCAGCCCATCAGTGCGAGGCACAAGAGCAATGGCGCTTGCGTGATCCAGTGGCGCGCGCGCGCGTTCCGATTCATCGCGAGTCATTTACTGGGGCCGCAGCGGGTGTGTCAATTCGCCGAGCGCTCGCTCGTCCTCACGGAGAGCCAGATTCGGAGGAAGAGAACTCAACGCAAAGTCGCCACGGCGCAAAGGCGCAAGGCGAGTATTCTTTGAAGGAGGGCTCATCCCTCTGAGCTACTACTCCCGAAAGTCGTTGTGCATCGCGAAGCGTTTTGCCAGCCACCTTCGACTTTGGACTTTGAACCTTGAACTTCGGATTGAGGCTCGGTTGCGTGGGTACAGGGCGTATGTTAGCTGACCGCACGCGCGGCGGCGTACCCAAGTGGTTAAGGGAGGGGTCTGCAAAACCCCGATGCAGCGGTTCGAATCCGCTCGCCGCCTTTCTCGCCTGTATGCCCGGACCGGCCGGCCGGGGTGGTGGAACTGGCAGACACACAGGACTTAAAATCCTGTGGGGGTTTCCCCCGTGCGGGTTCGAGCCCCGCCCCCGGCACTTGCACTAACAGCCGCCCGGCGCGACGTTGCAGATAGTAGAGGACGTGCGCTATAGCCCCGTCTTCAGCGCAGGGGCGATAGCCAATGCCATTTTTCCTTCGCAAGGCGATGACGTTCGGTCCGCTTCGACTGAACGTATCCAAGTCGGGTCTCGGGGTGTCAGTCGGCGTCAAGGGCGCGAGGATAGGGATTCGCGGTTCAGACGGCCAGCCGTACGTGCACGGCGGGCGGTACGGGTTGTACTACAGGCAGAATCTGGGGTCGGTGAAGCCGGGCGGTGGTGGCACCAGCCAAGGGACGCGTCCCGTGAAGCGTGATGCTGAAGCTCAGATCGAGCGCGCTACTGCAATTGTTGTTGAAGTGCTTGAGGAAACACGTGACGACTGGCTCCCTACCTTCCGGTACGAACTCGATATCACGTTGCACCCGAGTGGAAAATTTGAGGATGAGGACTCCGCGACGACGAAAGAGAAGAGACGACTTGCCGACGAATTGGTGGAAGAGGCTCAAGGGCGGCTCACGCGTGAGGGCTTCCCGGTCGGCGACGAAAAGTTCGATCGAGTGACTGGCGCTACCCTAAGCGAATTGATGCTACAAATGGCCTTTCCCGTGGAGTCGCGTCAGCCGTGGGGCGTGGAGCTCGACGACATGCTCGGCAGAGTCGCGGACGTGGCCACGCAAATTGTGCATCTACGCAGGTTCGATACATGGGCAAGAGTGGCTCCAGGCGGCCAACTACCCACCGACCAACGGGTATGGAGTCAGCGGGTAGGGGATGTAGCGATGGAATTGAATAATATCATCATGCTTGAGTTGAAACGCCAAGGGCTGGTGCTGGAGAGCAATCCGATCTACCTGGCGCGTCTCAACGACGTAGCCGCCGACGTGGTGGGAGCGAGCATCTTGCACCCCACACCCGATGTGATCTCGTGGCACCACCAGGGTTGCCCACCCAGAGGAGCCGCCCCCTCGGTCGACCCAGAGCAACAAATGAAGGCGGACCCTGAGTTGGCGCAGCCCGCGCCACAGCTTCACGGCGGGGTCATGGCCGTATGGCTTTTCTAGCCCTTTTGTTTTCCTATCTTGTGGTTGTTTTGGCCAAATAGGTGGCGATCCGGTTGCATCGAGACGCTTGCGGACAAGTCAACAATACAGTTGAGCTAGACGGGAAGGACGTGGCGCTGCGAACCAGCCCAGCCAGCGCCGGTAACCCGCCAGAGGACACCAGCACCAAACGCTCAGGCCGCCGTGATCGCGGTCGGTCCGGGCCGCTAGTGCAACGCTCAGTCTTTCATCTGCCGATGTTCGAGCGAGGGTCGGTGATGGCAACGGCATTGGAGAAGTGCCGAGTGGCGCGTAGCGAGTCACCTGGTTTGCCCGTGCGTGATAGCTGCGCGATGTCGAGGAAAGAGGAGGCGCTCTTGGCCGCGGACGATCTACCTAGTACAAATGCTAGAGGTACATGGACACTACAGAAACCGCGAGGCTCCGGAGATTCGCGCTGACGGCGGCCCTCCTCCTCATTACCTACGTAGAGGCGGGAATCGTTGTCGAACCCGATGCACGGATCTCGGTGTTCGGTGTTCCGGTTCATGTCGGGCGCCCTGATCTGCTTCCTGCCGGGCTCGCGCTCGCGGCGCTCTGCGGCGGCCTCCGCTTTTACTACTACGGTCTCATGCTTGCGACGAGCCCGCATCGAAAGCGCAGAGAACTCCTCAACGGTCTCACGGCCCATTTCGACGAATACATCCGGCCAGGAAAACCCATCAAGCCCGGCGCGGTCGTCTCCGGCACCAAGATTCCAATGTACTGGGGGCCGCAGAAGTTCGAGACAGCATCGCACTATGACGAAGAGCTTGTGCGGAAGCGCGCCATGGCCTTCGACAATGTATTTCCAAAATTCGCTTGCAAGCGCGCATCCGCGCGAGTCGTGGGTGAAACGTTTCTTGATGATGAGGGCGAAACACATCAAAACTACTGCGTTGAAGTCATCGTGCCTCTACGTTGTCGTGCCGCAGCGATCTTCGAGGATCTCGACTACACGGCTCCAGCGTGGGTGAGTGCTTGCGCCTTCCTGCTCTTTCTCCGGACGCTTGCTTGACCGAGCCCATGCTCTCCCAATCCCTTTGCAACCGCTCCCCCCACGGAGCGGCGACCGGGGAAGGCGAGGGTCAACACTCGCATGGCGGCCTTTGTTTCCTTGCAGTTGACACATGCGGGCAGTTTCACCCCGAAGGTGAGCGATGACCCAGACCTCCGATCCCGCTCAGTTCTTTGCGGATAGAAGCCGAAGCTACGTTCGTTTCGTCCGCTCCGTGCGCTATCCGCAAGGGCTTCGCGGCTTCTTCCTGAGTTCGCCGTTGCTCCGTTCCGATCTCCGGGTACTTGACGCGGGCTGTGGGACCGGCATCGTCACGCTCGCGTTGCGCGAGGCTCTCCTGCGTCGCGGCCTTCGTCCTGGAATCACACACGGCTTCGATCTCACTCCGGCGATGATCGAGCGCTTCCGCCAGTCGCTGCGAACGCGGGCGATCGAAAACGTGGACCTCGTGCAGGCCGATGTCCTTCGACTGGATACGCTTCCGACTTCCTGGAACAACTACGACCTCATCGTTTCAGCCTCGATGTTGGAATACGTTCCGCCGAATCGATTGGTCGACGCGCTGCGCGGGCTGCGTGGACTGCTGAACGAAGAGGGCACGCTCTTGCTCTTCATCACGCGACGAAACTGCCTGACGCGGCCACTCATCGGCCACTGGTGGGCGTCGAATCTCTACACCGCGCAAGAGATCGAGGAAGCATTCCGTCAGGCGGGCTTCTCAGCGATCGCCTTCCGGAACTTCCCGCTCGCGGTCGCCTACCTTGCTCTGTGGGGTCATATCGTCGAGGCGCGACGCTGAGGGCGTTCGCATGTGCCCACCCCGCCGCAGTCTCGATGAGACAAAAGAAGGTTCACCGCAGAGAACACCGAGGGCGCCGAGCCGCGCGAGAATTCACCCTGCATAGCAAATCTCATTGGGGATGACCTTTCGATCGCTGATGCGGTGATGCGATTGGTCGAGGTTCTCTGCGGTCTCGGCGATCTCGGCGGTGAATCGGTCTTCCGGCACGTGCCGGCTTGGCTCAGTCGCACCAGTGTGCTTTCATACCGCTCAAGGATGGGCGGGGTGGACTACGAAGGTAATTTGAATCGACGCAATCCCCTCCGAAAACTTCTGTGAACAAATCCTTCATCGTTGGTGTGCGTCTGCTGATCGCGACGCTCGTGGTGGCCAGTTCAACCGCTTACGCGCGGCAGTGGACGGAGGAGGACTTCCTCCACAAGCGCGGCGCCGCGCACTTCATGATCG
Protein-coding regions in this window:
- a CDS encoding alcohol dehydrogenase catalytic domain-containing protein; protein product: MRAAFCVAPGQFELRDVPEPAPAPGEVLIKIHNCGICGSDLHWYHGGGIPIPSVCPGHEISGEVAALGNGVRGVRAGDRVAIEPLLVCHECRYCRSGEYQLCRRMRIRGISADGGFADYVSMPESAVFPLPQSVDWELGAMAEPMAVCVHALRLAALPVGARVLVLGAGTIGLLAIVAARAAGAAEVLISARYPHQHAAAERLGARVFDASSEGAARLIDYGYHNPVDAVIETVGGVADTLNDAVQLVRAGGVVVVLGVFTGPVTCNGLLLVSKEVRIVGSLTYSRAGVRAEFEIALQLLAEQRTSLRPLVTHTFSLDRVGEGFAAASDKTSGAIKVTVTS
- a CDS encoding transposase, with product MALPERKRPTTGVVVSSDGPTIVFVTVCTKDRRRWLATPQVHALLRTLWADSRAWRVGRYVLMPDHLHLFCAPGVSDISLARWVKYWKAQVTHHHRVADHQWQAGCWDTRLRTGESYERKWDYVRNNPVRQQLVGGAKDWPYQGELAVLPWY
- a CDS encoding thiamine pyrophosphate-binding protein, with the protein product MAVVDGGTLVGRVLREQNVKHLFAINGGHTFPILANLRNNDIKLIHMRHEQACAYAADAYARTTAGVGVCSVTAGCGLTNAVTGLCVAGLTNSAVVCIAGQHPTTEDYLGSFQEAYGSDVCRSFSKYVKRVLDWSTIEFDLRLAFREALSPPQGVGLIEIPTNILYHGDDESKQRKGAKVYEPDAVRSQGDPAQIERALELLVRAERPLIACGDGIFWSQAGAELRELVDLTHIPAYARRAGQGAIAEDHPLAIRGSWKKPFTGRADVVLAIGFRFWSGEHFGEPPTWNDKATYIQADPVPSRIGWQVPAEVAIVGDPKLVLRQLIDTAKRLKLDFSRQRQSAWVKEVAEVRANYENLIDESEQKVRDRTPIHPDRLARDLCAVMDKDATVVIDSFTLSGWMTQWFRARFPGQVVDAGPLAPVGHGVGMAIGVQLARPGKQVVLVTGDGGLGIGGWDIETALRYDLPVQTVLWNNSSWGPSFEQMPLLKGRTDPFNMIENIRYDQMFKIMGCHGEHAEKPDEIVPALERAFKSGKASLINVVGDKRVGHPRLGGNLLGSTQV
- a CDS encoding CoA transferase translates to MTASTRPLAGLTVLELGQIYNGPYCSLLLAHHGADVIKIESPQGDVLRRMDRSPGGASYPFLMLNANKRGVTINLKHERGRELFLQLTEHADVIVENFAAGVMERLGIGYDVVSVRNPRLVFASGSGFGTTGPYVGYPAMDFTIQALVGAMAITGYPDLPPVKCGPTFIDMLGATHLLAGILLALRERERTGRGQRVEVAMFDAAVPALLSYLAPFYELNQEITRSGNRHVVGGATPYNNFPCADGGYVAIMCVSNQHWLDLCRLMDRPDMLANARWHGVPERAADWQTIEAEVEKWTITRNRDDVAHAVAAAGIPSAPVRTLPEVGRDPHLVERAIVREVEYPGRGSVKVIGTPIKLSDDPEPSVTPPPTIGQHTDEVLSELLGLSAREIAALRDGGAI
- a CDS encoding glutathione S-transferase family protein: MKLYNMNLSNFASKCRLAIYEKNAPVDIVAIPGGELKSPEYLKVYPLGKTPALEVNGQIIGESEVIVEYFEEKFPDKPLLPKDPESRARSRGFGRFHDLYLEPPIRALFPQVAAKEKDQKLIADKLAEIKTRFDQLEGMLSSGPYALGSAFTLADCAVIPTMFFANLLLPMLGGAAPTEGRPKLAAWWAKVQERPAVQKVLGEQQQALMEMQQRR
- a CDS encoding enoyl-CoA hydratase/isomerase family protein, with product MGYEFIKYEKDGRIARIMINRPEVMNSLHPMANQELSAIFDDFAGDPECWVAIVTGAGEKAFSAGNDLKYSAQHGMGAVSMGKGGFGGLTARFDLFKPVIAAVNGFALGGGFEIALACDIIVAADHARFGLPEPKVGLAALAGGMQRLPRHIPPKIAMGLMLTGRHLMAADALKLGIVNEVVPFKDLAATADRWANEILECSPTSVRATKQVALLSEGMPLEDSLKKSYPLVGALFGSEDMMEGVTAFAQKRKPQWKGK
- a CDS encoding PKD domain-containing protein gives rise to the protein MSSVRRLLLLSLLLSTAVLLSSCRSCTEAPPPPQPRRIEGKLPPPPPPRVAAPEVPTTPEPPHCAVVAVPPNIEGKAPFNASMQAEGGCTDGPSLFEWDFGDGTPHVKEQSPNHVYEKPGEYNTTVTIRDPDGRTDSDSVTITVTP
- a CDS encoding PKD domain-containing protein, giving the protein MNRNARARHWITQAPLLLCLALMGCRFIGCGGAGDADVSDSAAVPAAGRIVAPSMGAGLIIAPTAPPAEESDDSADEPGSGFTFDADAEPTSGGAPLDVEFTLTIEDPPAGLTFRWDFGDASPPVTVKSPIHRYRNAGEYTAVLTLAGPEIDETREFSIDVTEEGFDVDIEADPDIGPAPLKTKLSAVVPDDMENDVAAYEWSFGDGGSTRGKNAEHVYIAAGTYTLKLTVTHTNGQQGSKEIEIQVDEPEQTEPNGEEPTD